In one window of Streptomyces sp. FXJ1.172 DNA:
- a CDS encoding DUF2075 domain-containing protein, translating into MLFRASAKTVAVMALDGSLFLHLTDQFVHMHGYRPGASEARSWERSIPVLAAALNDAGLGGVEVMLEYSLPLNSKRADVVLAGVHPVTGEPSYVVVELKQWSQALPHEDDPTLCHVDAYAHPVLNPIEQVRRYCDYLVNFNGAVAEHRHRVAGVAYLHNATEFGVTGLREIERDGHGLLFTAERRGGFIDHLRTRLSDEHPGAQAADELHAGATVPSKQLMAVAAEEVRERTQFVLLDEQQVAYRMVLNAVEKAKHADRKEVVIVTGGPGTGKSVIALQLLGELYRRGVPALHATGSQSFTKTMRKVAGARKREVQDLFKYFNSFMTAEKNSLGALICDEAHRIRETSANRYTRAENRTGRAQIDELIDVAYVPVFFLDEHQVVRPGEMGTVAEIKAAAAKRGIPCSVVPLDSQFRCGGSDAYLRWVVRLLGLEPGGPVAWEPDGRMQLLVADSPQEMESFLEARRSHGYGARMSAGYCWRWSPEPKPGEPLAADVAIGGWARPWNLRGDRSVSGAPPAALWATDPAGFGQVGCVYTAQGFEYDWSGVIIGPDLVWRGDRWITDRTASKDPVFKKSTPDTDVDRLIRNTYKVLLTRGMVGTIVYSTDPETREKLRELGGTADAETGRDMESAPTARQRSLP; encoded by the coding sequence TTGCTGTTCCGCGCGTCCGCGAAAACGGTCGCCGTCATGGCACTCGACGGTTCGCTGTTCCTGCACCTCACCGACCAGTTCGTCCACATGCACGGCTATCGACCCGGCGCCTCGGAGGCGCGCTCCTGGGAGCGCAGCATCCCCGTCCTGGCCGCCGCACTCAACGACGCCGGCCTGGGCGGCGTGGAGGTCATGCTGGAGTATTCGCTGCCGCTGAACAGCAAGCGGGCTGACGTCGTCCTCGCCGGAGTGCACCCGGTCACGGGAGAGCCGTCCTACGTCGTGGTGGAACTGAAGCAGTGGAGCCAGGCACTGCCACACGAGGACGACCCCACCCTGTGCCATGTCGACGCCTATGCCCATCCGGTCCTCAACCCCATCGAGCAGGTCCGCCGTTACTGCGATTACCTCGTCAATTTCAACGGCGCGGTGGCCGAGCACAGGCACCGGGTGGCCGGAGTGGCATACCTGCACAACGCCACCGAGTTCGGCGTGACCGGGCTTCGGGAGATCGAGCGTGACGGCCACGGACTGCTCTTCACCGCGGAACGCCGCGGCGGCTTCATCGACCACCTTCGCACGAGGCTGAGCGACGAGCACCCAGGGGCCCAGGCAGCGGACGAACTTCACGCGGGCGCCACGGTGCCGTCGAAGCAGCTCATGGCCGTGGCCGCTGAGGAGGTGCGCGAGCGCACCCAGTTCGTTCTCCTCGACGAGCAGCAGGTCGCGTACCGCATGGTGCTCAACGCGGTGGAGAAGGCGAAACATGCCGATCGCAAGGAGGTCGTCATCGTCACGGGCGGCCCCGGCACCGGCAAGAGCGTGATCGCTCTCCAACTGCTCGGCGAGCTGTACCGGCGCGGCGTTCCGGCACTGCACGCCACCGGCTCGCAGTCGTTCACGAAGACGATGAGGAAGGTCGCCGGAGCCCGCAAGCGGGAAGTCCAGGACCTGTTCAAGTACTTCAACAGCTTCATGACGGCCGAGAAGAACAGCCTGGGTGCCCTGATCTGCGACGAGGCACACCGCATCCGGGAGACCTCGGCCAACCGCTACACGCGCGCCGAGAACCGTACCGGCAGGGCGCAGATCGACGAACTCATCGACGTCGCCTACGTGCCCGTCTTCTTCCTTGACGAGCACCAGGTCGTCCGCCCCGGTGAGATGGGCACCGTGGCCGAGATCAAGGCGGCAGCGGCGAAGCGGGGCATCCCCTGCAGTGTCGTCCCGCTGGACAGCCAGTTCCGCTGCGGCGGCAGCGACGCCTACCTGCGCTGGGTGGTCCGCCTCCTCGGCCTGGAGCCGGGCGGGCCGGTCGCCTGGGAGCCCGACGGCCGCATGCAGTTGCTGGTGGCCGACAGTCCGCAGGAGATGGAGTCCTTCCTCGAAGCTCGTCGTTCCCACGGCTACGGCGCCCGTATGTCCGCGGGCTACTGCTGGCGCTGGTCCCCGGAACCCAAGCCCGGCGAGCCGCTCGCAGCCGACGTCGCCATCGGCGGCTGGGCCCGCCCGTGGAACCTGCGCGGCGACCGCTCAGTCTCCGGCGCACCCCCGGCCGCCCTGTGGGCCACCGACCCGGCGGGTTTCGGACAGGTCGGCTGCGTCTACACCGCCCAGGGCTTCGAGTACGACTGGTCCGGCGTGATCATCGGCCCCGATCTGGTCTGGCGCGGCGACCGCTGGATCACGGACCGCACGGCGTCGAAGGACCCGGTCTTCAAGAAGTCCACCCCCGACACCGACGTGGACCGCCTGATCCGGAATACCTACAAGGTCCTGCTGACTCGGGGCATGGTCGGCACCATCGTGTACTCGACGGACCCGGAGACACGGGAGAAGCTGCGGGAACTCGGGGGGACAGCCGACGCGGAAACTGGCCGCGACATGGAATCGGCACCCACGGCCAGACAACGGAGCCTGCCGTGA
- a CDS encoding AAA domain-containing protein has protein sequence MAQESTRPYPVGELLAAVQLEVAAELRSDGKDEQKVPLSKGRRTSHSEARHEYLFQCRKWQDGLDGKPVLVRPSRSTGDWAPAEAKRLPDGGVRLTTAVDLGDSPANVQIREDDAAGWRTLAERLETVGQPEHPVRVESAGWMVGRGSPRLGSDRSMARWVANWASLQLNSGQRQAVSQALASEVTFLWGPPGTGKTDVVGHIIEGSYRQDLTVLFLAPTKVAVDQALERVCDLLAAETGFPDGLVQRAGDITVPSLRDRYGEQVDPDRIAARLSATLDAALTERAADLRTAQAGIAAHDKVGVVRADLATAQQQYTQSTQSRDAANSAQAGARREIAEQTARIEKIGAPRGLFADRKQKQLDDARVAVTGARTRLESIASNLAAAERAGRHAMAEVTRLRSVLSAEEARISGLPSRASLVSQADKLQQEINTLEEQRRAIKDTVRSKCRVLGATVAKAVQSHKLLDRVDVVVIDEAGMVDLPSAWYAAGLAGKRVVVAGDFRQLPAVTKGSGDRKATPEERDHALQWCARDVFHAAGLVGESGSVRPDNRLVALNTQYRMRGPICDVVNTVAYPDAPLSTGRADGSRIPFNPLVDAPVILIDTSKQRIAGRDHLTNTVHEAAIHELVRGLQYEGVLPGRKAEDVPAGEQATDRLAVIAPYRAQVQALKNSLTYRFGTSYEGLVDTVHRFQGSQRPIVVLDTTAGSGRSPGYFFNGSGLSSHTCRLLNVALSRAQDHLVVLADVEHLREHLPVGSEALRMLDHLEANAQCMSVDQLIPVRDAAQLSALSDEELARPAFFPADEVPAAVQWDIARATRTIELYSPFLDRQPVRTWSAHLAKRVVDGVQVTVRTRDPQEQTTDAAAERVQELVDELRSVGCRVEFRERMHEKVLILDGSVLWHGSLNLLANKGPTDLMMRLTDPVACERVGRVIERARKERAAWNPRTTNAGKAGGAGRAEGERLYLEVPYADKDEAKKRLGARWDPGRRKWYVDAAKVSREEAARWLPPSS, from the coding sequence ATGGCACAGGAGTCGACCCGTCCGTATCCGGTGGGCGAGCTGCTGGCCGCGGTCCAGCTGGAGGTCGCCGCCGAGCTGCGGAGCGACGGCAAGGACGAGCAGAAGGTGCCCCTGTCGAAGGGCCGCCGTACTTCGCACTCCGAGGCGCGGCACGAGTACCTGTTCCAGTGCCGCAAGTGGCAGGACGGCCTCGACGGCAAGCCCGTGCTGGTCCGGCCGTCCCGCTCTACCGGTGACTGGGCGCCGGCCGAGGCCAAGCGGCTTCCGGACGGCGGTGTGCGCCTGACTACCGCCGTGGATCTGGGCGACTCGCCTGCGAACGTGCAGATCCGCGAGGACGATGCGGCCGGTTGGCGCACGCTCGCCGAACGCCTGGAAACAGTGGGGCAGCCGGAACACCCCGTGCGTGTGGAGAGCGCCGGGTGGATGGTCGGCCGGGGCAGCCCGCGGCTCGGCAGTGACCGCTCGATGGCCCGGTGGGTGGCCAACTGGGCTTCCTTGCAGCTGAATTCCGGACAACGTCAGGCGGTCTCCCAGGCTCTCGCCAGCGAGGTCACCTTCCTGTGGGGGCCGCCCGGCACCGGCAAGACCGATGTCGTCGGACACATCATCGAGGGAAGTTACCGACAGGACCTCACGGTTCTCTTCCTGGCGCCCACCAAGGTCGCCGTCGACCAGGCTCTGGAACGGGTCTGCGACCTACTCGCCGCGGAGACCGGCTTCCCCGACGGGCTCGTGCAGCGCGCCGGAGACATCACGGTCCCGTCGCTGCGGGACAGGTACGGCGAGCAGGTGGATCCCGACCGGATCGCCGCGCGGCTCTCCGCGACGCTGGACGCCGCACTCACCGAACGCGCCGCCGACCTGCGCACCGCGCAGGCGGGCATCGCCGCGCACGACAAGGTGGGCGTCGTCCGTGCCGACCTCGCGACGGCCCAGCAGCAATACACGCAGTCCACGCAGAGCCGCGACGCGGCGAACTCAGCCCAGGCCGGCGCCCGCAGGGAGATCGCCGAGCAGACCGCCCGGATAGAGAAGATCGGCGCTCCACGCGGCCTGTTCGCCGACCGGAAGCAGAAGCAGTTGGACGACGCACGGGTGGCCGTCACCGGAGCCCGTACCCGCCTGGAGTCGATCGCGTCGAACCTCGCCGCTGCCGAACGTGCCGGGCGGCATGCCATGGCGGAAGTGACCCGGCTGCGGTCCGTCCTGTCGGCCGAGGAGGCAAGGATATCCGGGCTACCGAGCCGGGCATCGCTGGTGTCGCAGGCCGACAAGTTGCAGCAGGAGATCAACACGCTGGAAGAGCAGCGACGGGCAATCAAGGACACGGTCCGTTCGAAGTGTCGGGTCCTCGGTGCGACCGTCGCCAAGGCCGTCCAGTCACACAAGCTGCTCGACCGGGTCGACGTGGTCGTCATCGACGAGGCGGGGATGGTCGATCTTCCCTCCGCCTGGTACGCAGCAGGTCTCGCCGGGAAGCGGGTCGTCGTGGCGGGCGACTTCCGCCAGCTTCCGGCGGTGACCAAGGGCAGCGGTGACCGCAAGGCGACGCCGGAGGAACGCGACCACGCCCTGCAGTGGTGCGCACGGGACGTCTTCCACGCGGCGGGCCTGGTCGGGGAGTCCGGATCCGTCCGGCCGGACAATCGGCTCGTGGCGCTGAACACCCAGTACCGGATGCGCGGTCCGATCTGCGACGTGGTCAACACCGTCGCCTATCCGGACGCGCCCTTGTCCACAGGACGGGCAGACGGCTCTCGCATTCCGTTCAACCCGCTGGTCGACGCGCCGGTGATCCTCATCGACACGTCGAAGCAGCGGATCGCCGGGCGCGACCACCTCACCAACACGGTGCACGAGGCGGCTATCCACGAACTCGTGCGCGGCCTGCAGTACGAGGGCGTCCTGCCCGGCCGCAAGGCGGAGGACGTACCCGCCGGGGAGCAGGCCACGGACCGGCTGGCGGTGATCGCCCCGTACCGCGCTCAGGTACAGGCCCTCAAGAACAGCCTGACGTACCGTTTCGGAACTTCGTACGAGGGTCTAGTGGACACTGTCCACCGGTTCCAAGGGAGCCAGCGGCCAATCGTCGTCCTCGACACCACGGCCGGATCAGGCAGGTCGCCAGGGTACTTCTTCAACGGCAGCGGCCTGTCCTCGCACACCTGCCGGCTCCTCAACGTCGCGCTGAGCCGCGCTCAGGACCACCTCGTCGTCCTTGCGGACGTCGAGCATCTGCGTGAGCACCTGCCCGTCGGGAGCGAGGCGCTACGCATGCTCGATCACCTGGAGGCGAACGCGCAGTGCATGTCCGTGGACCAGCTCATCCCGGTCCGTGACGCCGCCCAGTTGTCGGCCCTGTCCGACGAGGAGCTTGCCCGGCCCGCGTTCTTCCCCGCGGACGAGGTGCCTGCGGCCGTTCAGTGGGACATCGCGAGGGCCACCCGCACGATCGAGTTGTACTCACCGTTCCTCGACCGCCAGCCGGTCCGCACCTGGTCGGCCCATCTTGCGAAGCGGGTGGTGGACGGTGTTCAGGTGACGGTCAGGACCCGGGACCCGCAGGAGCAGACGACCGATGCGGCGGCTGAACGCGTCCAGGAACTGGTCGACGAACTGCGTTCGGTGGGCTGCCGGGTCGAGTTCCGCGAGCGGATGCACGAGAAGGTGCTGATCCTGGACGGGAGTGTGCTGTGGCACGGCTCGCTCAATCTGCTGGCCAACAAGGGTCCCACCGACCTGATGATGCGGCTCACGGACCCGGTGGCGTGCGAGCGGGTGGGACGGGTCATCGAGCGGGCCCGCAAGGAGCGGGCCGCGTGGAACCCGCGGACGACGAACGCGGGCAAGGCGGGCGGAGCGGGCCGTGCCGAAGGAGAGCGCCTCTATCTGGAAGTCCCCTACGCGGACAAGGACGAGGCGAAGAAGCGGCTCGGCGCGCGGTGGGATCCCGGCCGCCGGAAGTGGTACGTGGACGCCGCCAAGGTGAGCCGGGAGGAGGCGGCCCGCTGGCTGCCGCCTTCATCATGA
- the pglW gene encoding BREX system serine/threonine kinase PglW: MRKGRWVTVTESEFDHERRGLEAIREKLPDSDPWRAWSNFTFTANTGHVREVDLLVVAPGGVCMIELKDWHGSVASENGTWVQTTPGGHRRTHGNPLHLVNRKAKELAGLLALPGGRRVWVAEAVCFTDNSLRVRLPAHDQNGVYTVHQLVEMLKQPPRDERRRITAIGSREIETALKNVGIRKSDAQYKVGPYELERKSFDSGPTWADYLARHSDLPEAARVRIYLSERGSDASLRQSVENAARREAAVLGRFKHPGVVELKQYFPSGHAAGPALIFDYHPATLKLDEYLVQYGEKLDILGRMALVRQLAETMRSAHSSRIHHRALAARSVHVVPRPRGGKGRAVGEEAAWLTPQLQISDWQIATQRSGDSSQGQGMTRFAPTALSVTHLADDADAYLAPELTALNPDPVYLDVYGLGVLTYLLVTGKAPAASQAELLARLEAGEGLRPSSLVDGLSEDVDDLVQAATAYRPGQRLSSVDEFLELLEVVEDSLTAPAPAATGTEGPGEEDGTAADKDPLEAVAGDVLAGRWEIRRRLGTGSTSRAFLVRDLQAEARKTRPLAVLKVALSDNRGEILAREAEAMGRLRPHSGIIRLAEPEPLHIGGRTVLALEYVGDERDDTGQGTEAGTRPRRREETVARQLRENGRLQVDQLEAYGDYLFGAVDFLEGEGVWHRDIKPDNIAIRIRPNRTRELVLIDFSLAGYPAKNTDAGTDGYLDPFVDVITRGSYDSHAERYAVAVTLHQMASGELPKWGDGSVLPRMTDAKEWPYPTIAAEAFDPAVRDGLVAFFQKALHRDAGKRFPELKPMRDAWRKVFLDASQTVPSSHRTRSPAPAATTTGEGQPAEGAAAGAIADAEPESAEQQRDRLAAEVTRDTPLTVSGLTPAAQSFLYGLGITTVGELLDYSRRKLVNAPGLGAKTRNEVQQRQREWGERLREIPVSPLTPKGRAEAKEELEQLTAAESALVGQLATGESAGTLPARTLRSVSLDTLATVFVPAVNNNGSNRNKAEMVRLLLRLPDEHGVLPDIGVWPKQKDVAEGLGLSHGRIPQMLKEERKRWKAEPAVQALREEIIDLLESMGRVASAVEIADALAVRRGTHLAGREQRRAMALAAVRAVVEVEQLVPQEAEFQHQPNRKATDESLGAGLLALDVREDDGPDTPTAPGLLEYATRLGRTADRLAKLDTLPTAATVLAELGALTVPPGAVEWDERRMVELAAAASVNAAATPRLEIYPRDLSLVRALRLTQAGLVRWIPGVPEGRQPGLTGEDVHERVRARFPELVVVDGRGGASHELPTDGPLTKALRDAGFELSLSMREDTGTLRYLPTRVDDASSYLTTGAWRQSTRTGAVTRYADDPQLAGAVRAEERLLASARRDGYRVLTVRQQLVRDAVRELSAERLGADAVSVTELFLEALHAQVTPGTKPTWETLLKADAAEPGSKGAVRFAEYVRTAWGSVEPRVAELLGGGGGAGPVLLTEAGVFARYDAMGVLDRLASAARQGGRGLWLLVPQSDPSREPRLGQVAVPYQAGLGEWIQLPDTWVGNAHRGSGEVVASASGVEGDAK, encoded by the coding sequence ATGCGGAAAGGCCGGTGGGTCACGGTCACCGAGTCCGAGTTCGATCACGAACGCCGTGGCCTGGAGGCGATCCGGGAGAAGCTGCCGGACTCCGACCCCTGGCGCGCCTGGTCGAACTTCACCTTCACCGCGAACACCGGCCACGTCCGTGAGGTGGACCTGCTGGTCGTCGCCCCCGGCGGCGTCTGCATGATCGAGCTGAAGGACTGGCACGGCTCGGTCGCCTCCGAGAACGGCACCTGGGTGCAGACCACACCCGGCGGCCACCGCCGTACGCACGGCAACCCGCTGCACCTGGTCAACCGCAAGGCCAAGGAACTGGCCGGCCTGCTCGCGCTGCCCGGCGGCAGGAGGGTCTGGGTCGCCGAGGCCGTCTGCTTCACGGACAACAGCCTCCGCGTACGGCTGCCCGCCCACGACCAGAACGGCGTCTACACCGTCCACCAGCTGGTCGAGATGCTCAAGCAGCCCCCGCGCGACGAGCGGCGCCGCATCACGGCGATCGGCTCGCGCGAGATCGAGACGGCCCTCAAGAACGTCGGCATCCGCAAGAGCGACGCGCAGTACAAGGTCGGCCCGTACGAGCTGGAGCGGAAGTCCTTCGACTCCGGGCCCACCTGGGCGGACTACCTCGCCCGCCACAGCGACCTGCCCGAAGCCGCCCGCGTCCGCATCTACCTCAGCGAGCGCGGCTCGGACGCTTCCCTGAGACAGTCCGTCGAGAACGCCGCCCGGCGCGAGGCCGCGGTGCTGGGCCGCTTCAAGCACCCGGGCGTGGTCGAGCTCAAGCAGTACTTCCCCTCCGGGCACGCGGCCGGCCCCGCGCTGATCTTCGACTATCACCCGGCCACGCTGAAGCTGGACGAGTACCTGGTCCAGTACGGCGAGAAGCTGGACATCCTCGGCCGGATGGCACTCGTCCGCCAGCTCGCCGAGACCATGCGCTCCGCGCACTCCAGCCGCATCCACCACCGGGCGCTCGCCGCCCGCTCCGTGCACGTCGTCCCCCGGCCGCGCGGCGGGAAGGGCCGGGCCGTGGGGGAGGAGGCCGCCTGGCTCACCCCGCAGCTCCAGATCTCCGACTGGCAGATCGCCACCCAGCGCAGCGGCGACTCCTCCCAGGGCCAGGGCATGACCCGCTTCGCGCCGACCGCCCTGTCCGTGACGCACCTGGCCGACGACGCCGACGCCTACCTCGCGCCGGAACTCACCGCCCTCAACCCCGACCCCGTCTACCTCGACGTGTACGGCCTCGGCGTCCTCACCTACCTGCTGGTCACCGGCAAGGCCCCGGCCGCCAGCCAGGCCGAGCTGCTGGCCCGCCTGGAGGCGGGGGAGGGCCTGCGCCCCAGCTCTCTGGTGGACGGGCTGTCGGAAGACGTGGACGACCTGGTTCAGGCCGCCACCGCCTACCGTCCGGGCCAGCGCCTCTCCAGCGTGGACGAGTTCCTGGAGCTGCTGGAGGTCGTCGAGGACTCCCTGACCGCCCCGGCCCCGGCAGCCACCGGCACAGAAGGGCCGGGCGAGGAGGACGGGACCGCCGCCGACAAGGACCCGCTGGAGGCCGTCGCCGGTGACGTGCTGGCCGGCCGCTGGGAGATCCGCCGCCGCCTCGGAACCGGCTCCACCAGCCGCGCCTTCCTCGTCCGCGACCTCCAGGCCGAGGCCCGCAAGACCCGCCCGCTGGCCGTGCTGAAGGTCGCCCTCTCCGACAACCGGGGCGAGATCCTGGCCCGCGAGGCCGAGGCCATGGGCCGCCTGCGCCCCCACTCCGGCATCATCCGCCTCGCCGAACCCGAGCCGCTGCACATCGGCGGCCGTACGGTCCTGGCCCTGGAGTACGTCGGCGACGAGCGCGACGACACCGGGCAGGGCACCGAGGCCGGGACACGCCCGCGCCGCCGTGAGGAGACCGTCGCTCGCCAGCTCCGCGAGAACGGCCGCCTCCAGGTGGACCAGCTGGAGGCGTACGGCGACTACCTCTTCGGAGCCGTCGACTTCCTGGAGGGCGAGGGCGTCTGGCACCGCGACATCAAGCCGGACAACATCGCCATCCGCATCCGCCCCAACCGCACCCGCGAACTCGTCCTCATCGACTTCTCCCTCGCCGGCTACCCGGCGAAGAACACCGACGCGGGCACCGACGGCTACCTCGACCCCTTCGTCGACGTCATCACCCGCGGCTCGTACGACTCGCACGCCGAGCGGTACGCCGTCGCCGTCACCCTGCACCAGATGGCCTCCGGCGAGCTGCCCAAGTGGGGCGACGGCAGCGTCCTGCCCCGCATGACCGACGCGAAGGAGTGGCCGTACCCGACCATCGCGGCCGAGGCCTTCGACCCGGCCGTACGGGACGGTCTCGTCGCCTTCTTCCAGAAGGCCCTGCACCGCGACGCGGGCAAGCGGTTCCCCGAGCTGAAGCCGATGCGGGACGCCTGGCGCAAGGTCTTCCTCGACGCCTCCCAGACCGTCCCCTCCAGCCACCGCACACGCTCCCCGGCCCCGGCGGCTACGACCACGGGGGAGGGGCAGCCCGCCGAGGGCGCCGCCGCCGGGGCGATCGCGGACGCCGAGCCGGAGAGCGCCGAGCAGCAGCGCGACCGGCTCGCCGCCGAGGTCACGCGGGATACTCCGCTGACTGTCTCCGGGCTTACGCCCGCCGCCCAGTCGTTCCTGTACGGCCTGGGCATCACGACGGTCGGCGAGCTGCTCGACTACAGCCGCCGCAAGCTCGTCAACGCCCCCGGCCTCGGCGCCAAGACCCGCAACGAGGTTCAGCAGCGGCAGCGCGAGTGGGGTGAGCGGCTGCGCGAGATCCCCGTCTCGCCGCTCACGCCGAAGGGCCGGGCCGAGGCCAAGGAGGAGCTGGAGCAGCTCACGGCCGCCGAGTCGGCCTTGGTGGGCCAGCTCGCGACGGGCGAGTCGGCGGGCACGCTGCCTGCCCGCACGCTGCGCTCGGTCAGCCTCGACACCCTCGCCACCGTCTTCGTACCCGCCGTCAACAACAACGGCTCCAACCGCAACAAGGCGGAGATGGTACGGCTGTTGCTGCGCCTGCCCGACGAACACGGGGTCCTGCCGGACATCGGTGTCTGGCCGAAGCAGAAGGATGTCGCGGAGGGCCTTGGGCTGAGCCACGGCCGTATCCCGCAGATGCTCAAGGAGGAGCGCAAGCGCTGGAAGGCCGAGCCCGCCGTCCAGGCACTGCGCGAGGAGATCATCGACCTGCTGGAGAGCATGGGGCGGGTCGCCTCGGCGGTGGAGATCGCGGACGCCTTGGCGGTCCGGCGCGGCACGCATCTCGCGGGGCGTGAGCAGCGGCGCGCGATGGCGCTGGCGGCCGTGCGGGCTGTGGTCGAGGTAGAGCAACTTGTGCCACAGGAGGCCGAGTTCCAGCACCAGCCGAACCGCAAGGCGACGGACGAGTCCCTGGGCGCCGGCCTGCTGGCCCTGGACGTGCGGGAGGACGACGGTCCGGACACCCCGACTGCGCCTGGTCTGCTGGAGTACGCGACTCGTCTTGGCCGTACGGCGGACCGGCTGGCCAAGCTGGACACCCTGCCGACGGCCGCGACCGTGCTGGCCGAGCTGGGTGCGCTGACGGTGCCGCCGGGTGCGGTGGAGTGGGACGAGCGGCGGATGGTGGAGCTGGCGGCTGCGGCGTCGGTGAATGCTGCGGCTACTCCGCGTCTGGAGATTTATCCGCGTGACTTGTCGCTGGTCCGGGCGTTGCGGCTCACGCAGGCGGGGCTCGTCCGCTGGATTCCGGGCGTACCGGAGGGCCGGCAGCCCGGTCTGACGGGCGAGGACGTGCACGAACGGGTCCGCGCTCGCTTCCCTGAGCTGGTCGTGGTGGACGGGCGGGGTGGCGCCTCCCACGAACTGCCGACGGACGGTCCGCTGACCAAGGCCCTGCGCGACGCGGGCTTCGAGCTGTCGCTGAGTATGCGCGAGGACACAGGCACGCTGCGGTACCTGCCGACGCGGGTGGACGACGCGTCCAGCTACCTCACGACGGGCGCGTGGCGGCAGTCGACGCGTACGGGTGCGGTGACGCGGTACGCGGACGATCCGCAGCTCGCGGGTGCGGTACGCGCGGAGGAACGGCTGCTCGCGTCGGCGCGCCGGGACGGGTACCGGGTGCTGACGGTGAGGCAGCAGCTGGTGCGGGACGCAGTGAGGGAGCTGAGCGCCGAGCGGCTGGGCGCGGATGCGGTGTCGGTGACGGAGCTGTTCCTGGAGGCCCTGCACGCTCAGGTGACGCCGGGCACCAAGCCGACCTGGGAGACCCTGCTCAAGGCGGACGCTGCCGAGCCGGGCTCGAAGGGTGCGGTGCGGTTCGCGGAGTACGTGCGGACGGCGTGGGGTTCGGTGGAGCCCCGGGTTGCGGAGCTGCTGGGCGGCGGTGGCGGGGCTGGTCCTGTGCTGCTGACGGAGGCCGGGGTGTTCGCGCGGTACGACGCGATGGGCGTCCTTGACCGGCTGGCGTCGGCGGCCCGGCAGGGCGGGCGGGGCCTGTGGCTCCTGGTCCCGCAGAGCGACCCTTCGCGTGAGCCTCGGCTCGGGCAGGTGGCCGTGCCGTACCAGGCCGGCCTGGGGG
- a CDS encoding DUF6408 family protein, which translates to MNPAEYKPARFTRLRKVLVDVAISVVANVLVAALTSAAHLLF; encoded by the coding sequence GTGAACCCTGCCGAGTACAAGCCTGCGCGTTTCACCCGGCTCCGTAAGGTCCTGGTGGACGTCGCCATCAGTGTCGTCGCCAACGTGTTGGTGGCGGCGCTGACGTCGGCAGCGCACCTGCTTTTCTGA